In the Anaerolineae bacterium genome, one interval contains:
- the leuC gene encoding 3-isopropylmalate dehydratase large subunit, with amino-acid sequence MPTKGHPQTLFEKIWNDHIVAAEPGNPVVLYIDLHLVHEVTSPQAFTGLREKGLTVRRPDKTVATMDHGIPTTPPDVPISDQMVIRQIGQLEKNCAEFGLPLHGMHSPTRGIVHVIGPELGLTQPGMIIVCGDSHTSTHGAFGALAFGIGTSEIEHVLATQCLLQVKPKTCAVKVEGTLSRGVSAKDIILNLISRIGIGGGTGYVFEYMGSAIRNLSMEERMTVCNMSIEGGARAGMVAPDDATFDYLAGRPHAPQGKAWETAVAHWRTLPTDEGAIFDKEIVIDANALEPMITYGTNPGMSIPVSGVIPDPQSLKDVSERQTLEKALAYMDLRPGQPLLGHRVDVVFLGSCTNSRLSDLRRAASLIKGRKVDEKVRMLVVPGSQQVKQQAEAEGLDKIFKEAGAEWRESGCSMCIAMNGDELEPGQYAVSTSNRNFEGRQGKGGRTFLASPLTAVAAAVAGKITDVRTMG; translated from the coding sequence ATGCCAACCAAGGGACACCCCCAGACCCTCTTTGAAAAAATTTGGAATGATCATATTGTGGCGGCCGAACCGGGCAACCCCGTGGTGCTTTATATTGACCTGCACCTTGTTCACGAGGTTACCTCACCCCAGGCTTTCACCGGCTTGCGGGAAAAGGGCCTCACGGTGCGCCGGCCCGATAAAACCGTGGCTACCATGGATCACGGTATTCCGACCACTCCGCCAGACGTCCCCATCTCGGACCAGATGGTCATTCGCCAGATCGGCCAGCTTGAAAAAAACTGCGCGGAATTTGGCCTCCCGCTGCATGGCATGCACAGCCCCACCCGGGGCATTGTTCACGTGATTGGGCCGGAATTGGGCCTGACCCAGCCGGGCATGATCATTGTTTGCGGCGACAGCCACACCAGCACCCATGGCGCGTTTGGCGCGCTGGCCTTTGGCATTGGCACCAGCGAAATTGAGCACGTGCTGGCTACTCAATGTTTGCTGCAAGTGAAACCCAAAACCTGCGCCGTAAAAGTCGAAGGAACCTTAAGCCGGGGCGTTTCGGCCAAAGACATTATTCTCAACCTCATCTCCCGCATTGGCATTGGCGGCGGCACCGGCTACGTATTTGAATATATGGGCAGCGCCATTCGCAACCTGTCCATGGAAGAGCGGATGACCGTTTGCAATATGTCCATTGAGGGTGGCGCCAGGGCCGGCATGGTGGCGCCGGACGATGCCACGTTTGACTACCTGGCCGGGCGCCCGCATGCGCCTCAGGGCAAAGCCTGGGAAACCGCGGTAGCCCACTGGCGCACCCTGCCCACCGACGAAGGAGCGATCTTTGACAAAGAAATTGTTATTGACGCCAATGCCCTGGAGCCGATGATCACCTACGGCACCAACCCCGGCATGAGCATACCCGTCAGCGGCGTTATTCCCGACCCGCAGAGCCTTAAAGACGTAAGCGAGCGGCAAACCCTGGAAAAAGCATTAGCCTACATGGACTTGCGACCCGGCCAACCATTGTTGGGCCACAGGGTTGACGTTGTTTTCCTGGGCAGTTGCACCAACTCCCGTTTAAGCGACCTGCGCCGGGCGGCGTCGCTCATCAAGGGACGCAAGGTTGATGAGAAAGTAAGAATGTTGGTGGTGCCCGGCTCGCAGCAGGTCAAACAGCAGGCCGAGGCCGAAGGGCTGGACAAGATTTTTAAAGAAGCGGGGGCGGAATGGCGCGAGTCCGGCTGCTCGATGTGCATTGCCATGAACGGCGACGAATTGGAGCCGGGGCAATACGCGGTGAGCACCAGCAATCGCAATTTTGAGGGTCGCCAGGGCAAGGGCGGGCGGACGTTTTTGGCCAGCCCCTTGACCGCGGTAGCGGCGGCGGTTGCGGGCAAGATTACGGATGTCAGAACGATGGGCTAA